A genomic region of Lysinibacillus sp. 2017 contains the following coding sequences:
- a CDS encoding protein-disulfide isomerase, with translation MKKILSLAMLIACALMLFGCDQLFSPKEPEKVAKVEDFKTYYYVSDRYTVYLHEDKLLVYGIYLRDTKSSLDEFVLTKEMDGPFVNTEFTNAKVKVKDDKYFITADDDLSLEFTIFMDHIIIDSFGTEYIRNKK, from the coding sequence TGAAAAAAATTCTTTCGTTAGCAATGCTTATTGCCTGTGCTTTAATGCTATTTGGATGCGACCAACTATTCTCTCCAAAAGAACCTGAAAAAGTTGCCAAAGTTGAAGATTTTAAAACTTATTATTATGTAAGTGACCGATATACTGTGTACTTGCACGAAGACAAACTTCTAGTTTATGGAATATATTTAAGGGATACTAAGAGCAGCTTAGACGAGTTTGTTTTAACTAAAGAAATGGATGGACCGTTTGTTAATACAGAATTCACCAATGCCAAAGTTAAAGTAAAAGATGATAAATATTTCATTACAGCTGATGATGATCTATCATTAGAATTCACTATATTTATGGACCATATCATCATTGATTCTTTTGGAACGGAATACATTCGCAATAAAAAATAA